AAACACTTAGATAAAATTAGCTAAAGTTGATCAGCTTACTTTCTGTTATTCAGTATACTTTGATTAAAAAAATTAAAATAATTCATTTTTACTCAGTTTCAATCCAACCTTGATATTAATACGTACTTTTAGGCTATTTTTTGTCTCACTTTTTAAAAGTGTGGTTTGTAAAGCAAGAATTTATATTTGAATTTTGGTACTTTATTAGCAATTTATTGCTTTAATTGTATTTTTTCATACCATTGCAGCACTGGTTCAGTTAAAGTTTTACCATTTTGAATAATTCTTAGCTCTCTCCTATTAAGGATATAACGGTTACTGCCGCTAACGCCAACAAACTGTTGACCGCTATTACTGGGTACGGATAGTACAATCTTGTTGGAGCTATTATTTTTTGTAACACCAACAAAAGTGAAACTCCCACTCTCACTTGCACATATTTGAACTAAATAGTTTCTGGTTTCCCCAGAACGGTATACATCAGTATTAGGTGGACATACCTCTTTAAAAAACTGGGCTATTTCAAGATTTTTTTTAGTAAATGAATTAGCCGAGATTGGTAAACTTACTTGCGTAATATCTACTATATTTTGTAACTTATTATTACTAGATGATTCGCTGCTAGATGGTTGTACAGATTGAGCCGAAGGTGTGAGCAACAGTAATGCACCTGCACCTACTAAAAACAGTTGCAAGACTGATTTCTTAATAAATTCAAGTTTGACGTTTAACATAATTTTACATTTGTAGCCTAATTGCATTACGCTGATCAATGATTAAGGCAATTCTATGAATAAAACTTAGTATCAAGTTAAGAATATCACTTAACTTTGATATATAGTGCTTTGCCTCTAAATGTAGTAAGTAGGTGGACATAAATAAACGTATAATGATTTTCCCAATCGCCAGTCCCCAGTCCTAGTCATCGCAGGTAACGTTTAATTTCACCCACATACTTACAACCCATCCCCAAGTCTTCCGCAACTTTGAGAGGGTGCGAGGTAGCGCGGGCAGGGAAATTTTGTACTTCACTAACTTAAAATCTGCTGTATAACTTGATTGTTGAGCAGTTATTTAACCGAATGATAGCTATAGTATGCCCAATATAAATGATTTAATTACTTAAAAATCTTCATATTCGCTATCTATCTCCACATCCAGGGTGTCTTCGTCAAAGCGAACGTATAAAGTATTAGGATGGCAGCACACTTGGCAATCTTCAATATAAGACTGCTGCCCGCCAGCACTAAAATCAACAAAGGTTGAATTAGTTTCGCCGCAATAGGCACACATATATTCTGCTGTTGTTTGCATTTAATTTATTTTTAATAAAAAATTTTGATTGGCAAATATTTTTAAGTGCTAAGTATGTTGACACTCACGTTGGGTGACAGTGTGCCGATAGCGAAACATCTGCTCTAATCTAGAGTTTACCCACCAGCCTAAAAGCAACTCGGCAAGCCAACCACCAGGTATTTTATATGCGATCGCATCTGTTAGTCTTGTTTTACCATTTTCTGCTTCAAATTGATGTTGATGCACCCAATACTCCATTGGGCCAGCAATTTGTTCGTCAGTAAATAGCCGATGTTTTTGGCATTCGGTATGACGCGCCAACCATTGTATCGGAACTAACCCTAACCACAAGCGAAATTCAGATATCGCACCAACTCCTAAACCACCCTGACGGCGAATGATTTGAACTGGTTGCCAAGGCGGGGTAAGAATTTGTAGTATATCTGGTCTTTCATGAAAACTCCAGACAACTTCCACTGGTGCATCAATTAACGACGAGTGTTTGAAGTGAAGCATTGTTAATTGGGGATTGGTGATGGGTGAAGTGTCATTGCTAAAAGCTAACTGCTAAAAGCTAATTGCTAATTGTTAATTGATCATTGTTAATTGTTTCTCAAGTGTTGCTTGAGGTAGTGGCCCAAGCAGGTGACTCCAAGGCAAAACTTGCTTTGTTGACCAATTATTATGCACATAAAAATCCATTTCTGGTAACTGTCCACGCAATTCTTTAAAGGCGCGGCGGAAACTACCGATTGAATCACCGTACTGGCGTGTGAGTTCTAATAAATGGGATAATCTGCGATCGCCTCTAGATATTAAAGCTTGAATTACTGACCAATTGTAGCTTTCTGGTCTAAAATCAATTCCGTGCGATCGCAATTGTTTCTGCAAAAATTGTAGCCGCTTTTCCGCACTACGACTCACTCCAAACCACTGAAACGGTGTATGCGCTTTCGGGACAAAAGTACTACATCCCAGAGTCAGACGTAAACCAGGTGCAGCTTTCTTGATATCTCGCATCATTGCTACGGTTTGATCTAAATCCTCTGGTTCTTCACCAGGGATGCCCACCATACCATAAAGTTTCAAGTTACTTAATCCACCTGCTTTAGCATTAATAGCTGCCTGGATAATCTCATTTTGCTCCAGCTTTTTATTGATAATTTTCCGTAGTCTCTCAGAACCACTTTCTACAGCTATTGTGAGCGATCGCGTATCCCTTTTAGCTAAAGTTTCTGCTAACTTCACAGTTACAGTATTTGTTCGCACTGAAGCAATATTTAAGCGTATGCCATCATATTGTGGCTGGCTTAAATATGAAAGCAAATCTTCAAACTCTGGGTGCTGGGTTACAGATGCCCCCAATAATCCCAACCGATGAGTAACAGCTAACCCTTTTTCAATCGCTGGAATTAACGATTCTTCCATACTCGCTGTGCGAAAGGGTAGTGTTAGATAACTCGCTAAACAAAAGCGGCACATTTCTGGGCAACTACGCACCACTTCTACCATATATATATTTTCCCATGCTGCCTTTTCTGTTACCACAGATGAAGCAGATAAAACATTACCTCTGTAAGTTTGTTTCTCTACATATTTAGGAATGGTATTATCTATGGGGTGGATTAACTCAATTTCATCGTTTGAATTATGATATTTCACTTCATACAAACTAGGAATATAAACCCCAGGAACTTGAGCTAAACGCTGCAATTGAGTTTGCCTTCCAGCGTTTCGCACTTCTTTATATGCTTCAATAAAATTTCCTAGCAGGTTTTCCCCATCTCCCAGCAAAATTACATCAAAAAAGTCAGCAAAAGGTTCAGGGTTAGCAGTTAATACTGGGCCACCGCCAAATACTAATGGTTGGTCATCAGAACGAGCCTTAGCTCGTAAAGGAATTTCTAGAAATTCAATTAAATTTAAGATATTTATATAGTCGAGTTCCCAAGACATAGAGAAACCAACTAATTCAGGCTTTCTTGGTAACTGCTCATGAGTATCGGTAAACAGGCGACTCACCTGTAAATCAGGGCGCGTTGCTAAAGATGACCACACTACCTGATAACCCAAGCTAGTAATACCAACGCTATACTCGTTAGGGAATGCAAAAATAAGCTCAATAGCATCAGCGTTAGGTGTTGCTGGGCTAAATAGGAGGCGTTCAAAGCTAAATACAGATGCAGTCACAGGTTGATAAAATTTAGGCTACTATTTATTCATTTACTATCTTAAACAATATTTTTATAAAAAATAAGTATAGGCACTTAATAGCTTTTATTTATTAATAAAATAATTACTCCTGTGGTTGATCAAATCAGCATTGTTTACAACAATTATTAGTTTTGTTAAATGATTTTTCATCATAGACAAAAAATCATCTATGCTTAAATCACTAATTTTTTATCTTTTTATCTAAATAATATTGTTTTTTTAATTATCAATATTTTACTGTTAAAATCAATATCTTATAGATTACAATTAAAAAAATATTTCTTTAGGTGAGTAGACGGTAACTTTGGAATAAGTTATTTAAGATCCGAAAGATGGTGGCAAAGGAGGATGCAAATTATTTTAACTAGAATTACACCAAGCCAAAAATTATTGAGCCTGCATCCTTTCAAGCGATTAGGTTTTTGCGGGTATTGTCGCGCGTTGGTTGTAATGCTTGAGACAATTGAGTGAGGTGAGGTAAGAGATAGAAATGTATATTCAGAAAGATGAATTTAAATGTAATCGCAGTAAAATAAACAAGGCACAAATTCTGATCCCAAGCTTTAGAATAAACAAAAAGTAAGAGCGAGTAATAGGCTGGCTTGCGGTGAAACTAAGGAGTTGACGTGTCAAAGTTCTTTCCAAAGCTCAAGTTTCCATCAGATAAATTGCATGACTTAACGTCAACAGCATCTGAATCGACCTCTGGCACAGACGTGGACAAAGAAAAACAGGATAAATGGACATCACAGCTTCAGCAATTGAAGCAAGGCGTAAAGCAAGCAACGTCGTTTTTAAAACGACAGAGATCTTCTGACGAAAAAGTTGCTCCGGTGTCGAATCAGCAGTCTAATCGTAAAAAGTGGTTGGTTGCTCGCTACTTAGTGTTATTGGCGGGTTTGGGTATTGGTGGCGGCGCGATCGCACTAACTGTCGGTGCGTATTGGCTAGATAGCAAATTGCCTGATTCGACGGGCGATGTTTTAACTTATGCTCGACCAGAGACATTAACGATTAAGGCAGTAGACGGTTCAATCCTCAAACAATCTGGGCCTGTTACCGAAGAAAAGCTAAAAATTTGGCAAATTCCCCAAACTCTAATTGATGCCTTTATTGCCATAGAAGATCGGCGCTTCTACCAGCACGAAGGCGTAGATTATCAGGGCATTCTCCGCGCGGCTGTCTCCAACTTATACGCGGGAGATGTGGTGGAAGGTGGCAGCACACTTACCCAGCAACTAGCTAGAATTGTTTTTCTAGACCAGCAGCGTAGTATGTTGCGTAAGCTCAAAGAATTTCGGATGGCTCAAAAAATTGAGCAGAATCTTACCAAGGAACAAATTTTAGAACGCTACCTAAATTTGGTATATCTCGGAGAAGGTGCTTACGGAGTTGCTGATGCAGCTTGGGTTTACTTTAGTAAGCCACTAAAAGACCTGACATTATCAGAAATGGCAACTTTAGCTGGACTACCACCCGCACCCAATGAATACTCACCGTTTGCGAGTCAAGAACTAGCCCTCCAGCGTCGAAACAGAGTATTGCAGAGAATGCAGGAGGCTAATTACATTTCTGCCGCAGAAGCCAAAGCCGCAATGAGTGAACAATTGATCCTCAAACGTAGTCCCCTAAGAAGGATGGAGCGCAAAGCTTCCTACTTTACTGAATATATTGAAAAAGAACTGCCTAATTACGTTTCCCCCAAACTCATCAAAGCTGGAGGGATTACTGTTGAAACTACCCTGAATTCAGAATGGCAAGAGCAAGCTGAAAACGCCATCAAAAAAACCATAGAAGAAAATGGTCGTTACTCTAATTTTGAGCAAGCGGCTTTGGTGGCAATTGATCCCCGAAATGGGAACATCAGGGCAATGGTAGGAGGAAAAGATTTTAACGATAACCAATTTAATCGTGTTACGCAAGCTAAACGCCAGCCAGGATCTACTTTTAAAGCATTTGTATACACAACAGCGATCGCCGCAGGTTTTACTCCATACCGAGGATATGTAGATGCCCCCATCACTGTAGACGGCTATACACCTAAAAACTACAGTGAAAGCTATAACGGCTGGATGTCCATGCGGGATGCCCTGATTAACTCAATTAACGTAGTTGCCTTAAAAGTTTTGCTTGATGTGGGATGGCAACCCATGATTGATATTGCCCACAAAATGGGAATTGAATCTGAACTTCAACCCATTTACTCCTTACCATTGGGCGGATCTGAAGTTAACCTGCTGGAACTGACAAGTGCTTACGGCACTTTTGCTACCAATGGTTTACATACTAAACCGAGTGGTATTCGTCGGATCTTGAATCATCGCGGCGAAATAATTTATCAACAGAAATTTACACCTGAGCGTGCCATAGATGAAGAAACATCTGCGATCATGAATTGGATGCTGCGAGGAGTGGTAAATGAAGGCACAGGTCAAGCTGCCCAGCTAGTAGACAGACAAGTAGCTGGTAAGACTGGTACTACTGACGAAGCCCGCGATCTCTGGTTCGTTGGTTACATTCCCCAGTTAGTAACTGGTGTGTGGTTAGGAAATGATGACAACCAACCAACTAACGGTAAAAGCACTACAGCAGCCTACACTTGGAATCAGTTCATGTCCCAAGTAGTTAAAGAAGTACGCCCTGAAAAGTTTGTACCTCGTCCAGATAACTTAGAAAATCGCACAGCAAACATTAAAGTGCAGCCGATTCAACCTAAAACTGTTCTTCATGGCAGTAGAGCCTTAGAGTATAGCTCTAATGAGGAGAATTCCGCCTCTACTCCTAGTCGCCGCCGTCGCTATAGACTCTATCGTTATTAAAATGTTGATTTAAACTTGAGGAGAGTAGTTTTTAAAAGACGATTAACTCAGTCAATCAATTAATCAAACCTGTGGAAGATAGGATGTGCTTTTTTGTTTTGGTAGGATAACCGAAATAGGATAAGGAGTTTACCAAAATATGAATTTACTTTTAGAAGTTGCCACCAATCAGCCTCATTTTCCAGTTTCTGCGACAGCAGTATATGCAGTTGGTTTTGTTGCCGCTGTAACCATTGGATCAGTTGCTTGGTATAATTCCAAGCGCCCTGTAGGTTGGGAAGACAAGGAACGCCCTGATGTTGTGCCTGAAGTTAAAAAAGAAGCAAATCCTGGTTTGGGTGAACCCAAATAAATATGCTCCCACCGCTAGCCCTTGGGGTATAGCGGGGGAGAGCTTAATCAATTAACAATTATCAATTAAACTCAATAAAGGTTGCTTTCAATAGTTGAGGAGCTTTACTCAAGAATTACCGTAAAATTTACGGTAATATTTGCTGATATAAATTTCCGCAATTAGCGCAGAGCCAAGTCAGAGCTTAGTGTTACGTTCAAACTAGCTGAGGGATTAAGCACAACAGCATCAGTTTTGTTTGAACCTAAAAGCACTCCACTGGCAGCCCCCGCCCCAGCACCTATTAAGACTTCTCCAACTCCAATTTTTTTATCCCCAGTAACACCGGAGATACCAGCCGCAGCCGCAGCACCAATAGCGGCATTTTTCAATACAGTACCTGTATTAATGCCCCCTTGTGATTCTTGAGTTTGAGCAATGATGTTTGAAGTGGCATTGATCGCTTGGCGGCGGTTTCCATAAAAAACTATTTCTCTAGCAACAAACCTAGCCCCACCATTAACTGGTTGCAATTCACCAACTACCTCTGTACCCATAGGAATTAATAAAGCTCCGCTACGCGCTCTGACATTACCTGCAACTTGGAGAGTAAGGGGAACTGGCAAGGCTTGGTTAGCAGGTACTACAAGTTTCTGTGAGCTATTGTAAGTCAGAGGTAACGTTGTGCCATAAGGAATAGTTATCCCAAGTTGTTGTTGGGTTCTGCCTTTAAAGATTGATTGAGCCGCAGCAGGAGAAGTGGTGATTATAGGTGCGGCTGCACTAGCCAAGATTGATAAGGCGATTAGTGTAGATGTTCCAGATTTAAATGGGTGGCGAGACATAGAAAATATCCTCTTGTAATAAAACGCTTATTCTGATTACCTAGACGCACAGCAGCTAAATTTGTTTCTGAAAAATTCGCTTTTTTGAGGGATTATTAGTAAACAGTAAACAGTTGTCAGTGAACAGTTATCAGGCTTTTGGTGGAGATTTACACCTTTGATTAGGGGGGGGTTCTGCTCACCTGTGGAGGCTTAAATCCTGATGCGTGGAGCTTGCTCACTGATCATTGTTAATCTGGGCAATTTTGCTGCTGATGATCTGACGTTACTTTAATAATAAAAGATCAAGGAAAATAACAAAAGGTGGTGTGTGGTATGGTCAAAGGAAAAAATTCCTGGTCGAATGAAGTCAATGACATTATTCGTGGCGCATCAGGGGGTTTTTTGTTTGGCATTCCCCTACTTTATACAATGGAAGTCTGGTGGATTGGCTCGTATACTGAGTATTCACGGATGCTGACTGTGCTTGGTTGCACTTTTGTAGTTGTTTTTCTGCTGATTCAAACTGAGGGCTTTCGCAAAACTAAGGCTTTGCGGTTAATTGATACAGCGATGGACTGTATTGAAGCACTTGCAATAGGAATTATTTGTGCCACTTGTATATTAATCTTGTTGCAGGAAATTACTTTCAGTACTCCTGTGAAAGAGACGCTAGGAAAATTGATTTCGGAAAGTGTCCCGTTTGCGCTGGGGGCGGCGTTGGCGCGTTCTTTTTTGAGTGGCGATCGCTTTCAATCTCCTAGCAATCAGGAAGATGGTAGCATAGGTAAGCCTCAACAATTAGTATATCAAAGTACTATCAATGCGGCTTTTGCTGATATTGGCGGGACTTTGATTGGCGCTACGATCATTGCTTTTAATATTGCGCCGACAGATGAAATACCGATGTTAGCTGCTGCTATTTCACCACCTTGGCAATTAGGACTAATGGCAGCATCACTGCTTATTTCTTATGGCATTGTATTTGTTGCTGGTTTTACCAATCAACAACAGCGCCTTCAACAACAAGGTATTTTTCAGCGACCTTTAAGTGAAACTGTGATGTCTTATTTGGTGTCGCTGGGTGCAGCCGCTTTTATGTTGTGGTTTTTCCAACAGTTAAGTTTTGGAGATCCATGGCAAATGTGGTTGAATTACACTTTGTTATTGGGTTTACCAGCAAGTGTTGGGGGTGCGGCGGGTAGATTGTTAGCATGAATAAAGATCATCAACCAACGAAATCGGAAACTTTTAAGCCCGCGCGATCGCTTGCTGAGTGGGTAACTTTTGCTGGTGCTACATTTATTTTGATCTTAATTTTGGGTTTGGTAGTTTACAACTGGTTTACTCAGAAGGATCAACCACCCGTTTTGTCTGTCACCCGTAAAGGTGAAATTAGTCAAGTTCAAGGGCAATATTACGTCCCCTTTGCTGTTACTAACGTTGGTGGAGATACTGCGGAATCTGTTCAGATTATTGCTGAACTACGCCAAAATGGTCAAGCAGAGGAAACAGGCGAACAGCAGATTGACTTTCTATCGAGTGGTGAAACAAAAGAAGGTGCTTTTATTTTTACTAGCAATCCCAGTGAAGCAGAATTAATTGTCAGAGTTGCTAGTTAT
This genomic stretch from Oculatellaceae cyanobacterium harbors:
- a CDS encoding CPXCG motif-containing cysteine-rich protein, yielding MQTTAEYMCAYCGETNSTFVDFSAGGQQSYIEDCQVCCHPNTLYVRFDEDTLDVEIDSEYEDF
- a CDS encoding radical SAM protein; the protein is MTASVFSFERLLFSPATPNADAIELIFAFPNEYSVGITSLGYQVVWSSLATRPDLQVSRLFTDTHEQLPRKPELVGFSMSWELDYINILNLIEFLEIPLRAKARSDDQPLVFGGGPVLTANPEPFADFFDVILLGDGENLLGNFIEAYKEVRNAGRQTQLQRLAQVPGVYIPSLYEVKYHNSNDEIELIHPIDNTIPKYVEKQTYRGNVLSASSVVTEKAAWENIYMVEVVRSCPEMCRFCLASYLTLPFRTASMEESLIPAIEKGLAVTHRLGLLGASVTQHPEFEDLLSYLSQPQYDGIRLNIASVRTNTVTVKLAETLAKRDTRSLTIAVESGSERLRKIINKKLEQNEIIQAAINAKAGGLSNLKLYGMVGIPGEEPEDLDQTVAMMRDIKKAAPGLRLTLGCSTFVPKAHTPFQWFGVSRSAEKRLQFLQKQLRSHGIDFRPESYNWSVIQALISRGDRRLSHLLELTRQYGDSIGSFRRAFKELRGQLPEMDFYVHNNWSTKQVLPWSHLLGPLPQATLEKQLTMIN
- a CDS encoding TIGR02588 family protein, whose translation is MNKDHQPTKSETFKPARSLAEWVTFAGATFILILILGLVVYNWFTQKDQPPVLSVTRKGEISQVQGQYYVPFAVTNVGGDTAESVQIIAELRQNGQAEETGEQQIDFLSSGETKEGAFIFTSNPSEAELIVRVASYKLP
- a CDS encoding TIGR02587 family membrane protein translates to MVKGKNSWSNEVNDIIRGASGGFLFGIPLLYTMEVWWIGSYTEYSRMLTVLGCTFVVVFLLIQTEGFRKTKALRLIDTAMDCIEALAIGIICATCILILLQEITFSTPVKETLGKLISESVPFALGAALARSFLSGDRFQSPSNQEDGSIGKPQQLVYQSTINAAFADIGGTLIGATIIAFNIAPTDEIPMLAAAISPPWQLGLMAASLLISYGIVFVAGFTNQQQRLQQQGIFQRPLSETVMSYLVSLGAAAFMLWFFQQLSFGDPWQMWLNYTLLLGLPASVGGAAGRLLA
- a CDS encoding SRPBCC family protein; its protein translation is MLHFKHSSLIDAPVEVVWSFHERPDILQILTPPWQPVQIIRRQGGLGVGAISEFRLWLGLVPIQWLARHTECQKHRLFTDEQIAGPMEYWVHQHQFEAENGKTRLTDAIAYKIPGGWLAELLLGWWVNSRLEQMFRYRHTVTQRECQHT
- a CDS encoding penicillin-binding protein 1A, coding for MSKFFPKLKFPSDKLHDLTSTASESTSGTDVDKEKQDKWTSQLQQLKQGVKQATSFLKRQRSSDEKVAPVSNQQSNRKKWLVARYLVLLAGLGIGGGAIALTVGAYWLDSKLPDSTGDVLTYARPETLTIKAVDGSILKQSGPVTEEKLKIWQIPQTLIDAFIAIEDRRFYQHEGVDYQGILRAAVSNLYAGDVVEGGSTLTQQLARIVFLDQQRSMLRKLKEFRMAQKIEQNLTKEQILERYLNLVYLGEGAYGVADAAWVYFSKPLKDLTLSEMATLAGLPPAPNEYSPFASQELALQRRNRVLQRMQEANYISAAEAKAAMSEQLILKRSPLRRMERKASYFTEYIEKELPNYVSPKLIKAGGITVETTLNSEWQEQAENAIKKTIEENGRYSNFEQAALVAIDPRNGNIRAMVGGKDFNDNQFNRVTQAKRQPGSTFKAFVYTTAIAAGFTPYRGYVDAPITVDGYTPKNYSESYNGWMSMRDALINSINVVALKVLLDVGWQPMIDIAHKMGIESELQPIYSLPLGGSEVNLLELTSAYGTFATNGLHTKPSGIRRILNHRGEIIYQQKFTPERAIDEETSAIMNWMLRGVVNEGTGQAAQLVDRQVAGKTGTTDEARDLWFVGYIPQLVTGVWLGNDDNQPTNGKSTTAAYTWNQFMSQVVKEVRPEKFVPRPDNLENRTANIKVQPIQPKTVLHGSRALEYSSNEENSASTPSRRRRYRLYRY